One stretch of Schlesneria sp. DSM 10557 DNA includes these proteins:
- a CDS encoding T6SS immunity protein Tdi1 domain-containing protein, whose translation MRKFEEVYTCDDAGPATPPETALLDKVELHATGIKSFFHKHSGMTFNKGIFRVFPLDQVKKWTLIAEEMFPELKGKLLVFASDWRGQVYALNTGRKDGDQFQIQLLDPATNENLNVPATFEGFLDVELVDYANESLQVELFEDWIANHGPPPAAKECVAYIKPLRLGGIDDPSNQEITDMEVYWSFSTQIRQQIDGLPEGTRIDRVDLA comes from the coding sequence ATGCGGAAGTTTGAGGAAGTCTATACGTGCGATGATGCGGGGCCTGCTACACCTCCCGAGACGGCTCTGCTAGACAAGGTTGAACTGCACGCCACTGGCATTAAGTCGTTCTTTCACAAGCACAGCGGCATGACATTCAACAAAGGGATTTTCCGGGTCTTCCCTTTGGATCAGGTAAAGAAATGGACATTGATTGCGGAAGAGATGTTTCCTGAGTTAAAGGGGAAGCTTCTGGTGTTCGCCTCGGATTGGAGAGGGCAGGTTTATGCCCTCAACACAGGCCGCAAGGATGGCGACCAGTTTCAGATTCAGTTGCTGGATCCTGCGACGAATGAAAATCTGAATGTCCCTGCAACGTTTGAGGGGTTCCTTGATGTTGAACTGGTGGATTACGCGAACGAATCGTTGCAGGTCGAACTCTTCGAAGACTGGATTGCGAATCATGGCCCTCCTCCCGCGGCGAAAGAATGCGTCGCGTACATTAAGCCATTAAGACTGGGGGGAATCGACGATCCCTCCAACCAGGAAATCACTGACATGGAGGTCTACTGGTCTTTCAGTACCCAAATCAGGCAGCAGATCGATGGTCTGCCAGAAGGGACCCGGATCGACCGAGTTGACTTAGCATAG
- the surE gene encoding 5'/3'-nucleotidase SurE has protein sequence MHILLVNDDGIHAPSLHALYAELRQWGDVTVVAPAIEQSGVGHTITYLHPLVAHKEYRNGEFFGWKVEGSPADCVKLGVLEFCPKKPDVIISGLNAGANIGINVLYSGTVAAAIEGAFFGIPSFALSQWMDGPPDFAASSRRAIPLCQHLLPKTRPGQLWNINFPPPRPGWPRGVQFVAMGVNRVNEEVEKRTDPRGRPYYWSGLNPIRSHLLDDGTDIKQLQEGDITVTPLHFDLTEQIFLKQLQAEKWDLPCNP, from the coding sequence ATGCACATTCTTCTGGTGAATGACGACGGAATCCATGCCCCCAGCCTGCACGCCCTGTACGCAGAATTGCGTCAGTGGGGAGATGTCACAGTCGTTGCTCCTGCGATCGAACAAAGTGGTGTAGGCCATACGATTACTTATCTACACCCCCTCGTCGCACACAAGGAATACAGAAACGGGGAATTCTTCGGATGGAAAGTGGAAGGAAGTCCCGCAGACTGCGTAAAGCTCGGGGTCCTCGAGTTTTGCCCGAAAAAACCGGATGTGATCATCAGCGGTCTGAACGCCGGTGCCAATATTGGAATTAACGTCCTGTATTCGGGAACGGTCGCGGCAGCGATTGAAGGAGCCTTCTTCGGAATTCCGTCATTCGCTCTGTCCCAATGGATGGACGGCCCCCCTGATTTCGCAGCCAGTTCACGTCGCGCGATTCCCTTATGTCAGCACCTGCTCCCCAAGACCAGACCGGGCCAGTTGTGGAACATCAACTTTCCTCCCCCGCGGCCCGGTTGGCCACGCGGCGTTCAGTTTGTGGCGATGGGCGTGAATCGCGTCAACGAAGAAGTGGAAAAGCGAACTGACCCACGCGGCAGGCCGTACTACTGGAGCGGATTGAATCCGATTCGCAGTCATCTGCTGGATGACGGCACGGACATCAAACAGCTTCAGGAAGGGGACATCACCGTCACGCCGCTGCACTTTGATCTCACCGAGCAAATCTTTCTGAAGCAATTGCAGGCTGAAAAGTGGGATCTCCCCTGCAATCCCTGA
- a CDS encoding Gfo/Idh/MocA family protein yields the protein MCAIDRREFFQTSSTLAAAAVLAPALFTSAAAQESTERELSVGVIGTGRGMAHANAALNASGVKLDYVCDVDQNRLALAMKTVEGRGAKPQGITDFRRMLDDPKLDAVFIATCNHWHAPATILACTAGKHVYVEKPGSHNAREGELMVQAARKNQRLVQMGNQRRTWPAIREAIQKLHDGAIGKVLFARCWYTADRTSIGRGKVVPVPDYLDYSLWQGPAPERPYLDNLVHYNWHWRWHWGGGELANNGIHTLDVARWGLGVDYPTQISFLGGRYHYDDDQETPDTGVAVFHFGDKGCSWEVSSCLPRRDEKLASVIFYGTEGSLHIIDPGYKILDAKGKEIDKGSGIGGEQEHIQNFLSAVRTGVPLNSEIEVGQRSTLLCHLGNISYKLGRMLRFDPETKSIVGDEEATALWGREYRKGWEPVV from the coding sequence ATGTGTGCGATCGACCGCCGTGAGTTTTTTCAGACCTCTTCGACACTGGCAGCAGCGGCAGTCCTTGCACCGGCGCTTTTTACCTCAGCCGCCGCTCAGGAAAGTACTGAGCGCGAACTGTCGGTGGGAGTGATTGGAACCGGCCGTGGAATGGCTCATGCCAACGCCGCGTTGAATGCATCGGGAGTGAAACTTGATTACGTCTGCGATGTAGACCAAAACCGTTTGGCGCTCGCGATGAAAACCGTCGAAGGTCGCGGAGCCAAGCCGCAGGGAATCACTGATTTCCGCAGAATGCTCGACGATCCCAAACTGGACGCAGTGTTCATTGCGACCTGCAATCATTGGCACGCACCTGCGACCATTCTCGCTTGCACTGCCGGTAAGCACGTCTATGTGGAAAAGCCGGGGAGCCACAACGCGCGTGAAGGGGAACTGATGGTTCAGGCCGCTCGGAAGAACCAGCGGCTGGTTCAGATGGGAAATCAACGCCGAACATGGCCGGCAATTCGAGAAGCCATCCAGAAGCTCCACGATGGAGCCATCGGAAAAGTCCTGTTTGCACGGTGCTGGTACACCGCGGATCGGACCTCGATTGGTCGCGGCAAAGTGGTTCCTGTTCCGGACTATCTCGATTATTCGCTGTGGCAGGGCCCCGCTCCTGAACGTCCCTACCTTGATAACCTGGTTCACTACAACTGGCACTGGCGCTGGCATTGGGGGGGTGGGGAACTGGCGAACAATGGTATCCATACACTCGACGTGGCCCGCTGGGGTCTGGGAGTCGACTACCCGACGCAGATCAGTTTCCTCGGGGGCCGGTACCATTACGACGATGATCAGGAAACCCCTGACACGGGGGTTGCGGTCTTTCATTTCGGCGACAAAGGGTGCAGTTGGGAGGTGAGCAGTTGTCTTCCACGTCGCGACGAAAAGCTGGCCTCTGTCATTTTCTATGGAACGGAAGGAAGCCTGCATATCATCGATCCCGGCTACAAGATCCTGGACGCAAAAGGCAAAGAAATTGACAAAGGAAGCGGTATTGGAGGTGAACAGGAACACATCCAGAATTTCCTTTCAGCAGTTCGGACTGGTGTACCCCTGAATTCGGAAATCGAAGTTGGTCAGCGCAGCACCCTGCTTTGTCATCTGGGAAATATCTCATACAAACTGGGACGCATGTTGCGATTCGACCCGGAAACGAAATCGATTGTCGGGGACGAAGAAGCGACTGCACTCTGGGGACGCGAGTATCGCAAAGGATGGGAGCCCGTCGTGTGA
- a CDS encoding NCS2 family permease, giving the protein MTQQYPFFVRRDLDGFFGLFVDNLIQLLLILALCKGLCGMTGDGAYLLYQHILPGAAISILIGNVFYAWQARRLALKEGRDDVTALPYGINTPSLLVYVFFVMNPAFGKALGEGQTPEAAARLAWEMGLVACLGSGLIEFFGAFVAEAVRRRTPRAALLSTLAGIAIGFISMSFALQIFQKPLIAMLPLAIVLITYFSQVPFPFHLPGGLVAVVLGTGIAWLMAGLAAVFPATVPWMTESTMNLQAVQEATKQLSFYVPAFAGGAILARLADPAQWIGLLSVIIPMGLFNLIGSLQNIESSEAAGDKYDTRSSLAANGIGTICAAFFGSCFPTTIYIGHPGWKALGARAGYSTLNGIVVTAICLTGAVSLIESLIPIESGIAIVLWIGIIITAQAFSAVPREHAPAVAVGLFPAIAAWGFTVTQGAIFKSGGKTLQEMLVDPRANVNDFVLHGMISLQQGYIFTCMILAAISAFLIDRKFFVAGVWSLFGAFFAAIGLTHAYQLNGNVVDFLFAFARPAVESATIYRSGNVAVGYLLMAVVFFAFGRYFAGKDDQERIAH; this is encoded by the coding sequence TTGACGCAGCAATATCCTTTTTTCGTTCGTCGTGACCTGGACGGCTTTTTCGGGCTTTTTGTCGACAATCTGATTCAACTGTTGTTGATTCTGGCCCTCTGCAAAGGGCTGTGCGGGATGACAGGTGACGGTGCTTACCTGCTGTATCAGCATATCCTGCCTGGGGCGGCGATCAGCATTCTGATCGGAAACGTGTTCTACGCCTGGCAGGCGCGACGGCTGGCGTTGAAAGAGGGCCGCGACGATGTGACCGCACTTCCCTATGGAATCAACACCCCCTCCTTGCTGGTCTATGTCTTCTTCGTGATGAATCCCGCCTTCGGGAAAGCACTGGGTGAGGGACAGACTCCTGAGGCTGCTGCGCGACTCGCGTGGGAGATGGGGCTAGTCGCGTGTCTGGGAAGCGGATTGATCGAGTTCTTCGGGGCTTTTGTTGCTGAGGCTGTGCGGCGGCGGACCCCACGAGCGGCATTGCTGTCGACACTGGCCGGCATCGCGATTGGCTTCATTTCGATGAGCTTCGCGCTGCAGATCTTCCAGAAGCCACTGATTGCGATGCTTCCGCTGGCGATTGTGCTGATCACCTATTTTTCTCAGGTGCCGTTTCCGTTTCACCTGCCGGGTGGGTTGGTCGCCGTGGTACTGGGAACGGGGATCGCTTGGCTGATGGCGGGACTGGCTGCCGTATTTCCAGCGACCGTTCCGTGGATGACTGAGTCGACCATGAATCTTCAGGCTGTGCAGGAAGCGACGAAACAACTGAGCTTCTATGTTCCCGCATTCGCAGGGGGGGCGATTCTGGCACGACTGGCGGATCCCGCTCAGTGGATCGGGCTGCTTTCCGTCATCATCCCAATGGGCCTGTTTAATCTGATCGGCAGTCTCCAGAACATCGAGTCGTCAGAAGCAGCAGGGGATAAGTACGATACCCGCTCATCACTGGCCGCAAACGGCATCGGAACGATCTGTGCCGCCTTCTTCGGCAGTTGCTTCCCCACAACGATCTACATCGGTCACCCGGGCTGGAAAGCACTGGGGGCTCGCGCGGGATACTCGACACTGAATGGAATCGTCGTTACGGCGATCTGCCTGACCGGGGCCGTCAGCCTGATTGAAAGTCTGATTCCGATTGAATCCGGCATTGCGATTGTGTTGTGGATTGGAATCATCATTACCGCGCAGGCATTCTCGGCTGTACCTCGCGAACATGCTCCCGCAGTGGCGGTCGGATTGTTTCCAGCGATTGCGGCTTGGGGCTTTACTGTAACGCAAGGAGCAATCTTCAAATCCGGAGGGAAGACGCTTCAAGAGATGCTCGTTGATCCACGTGCCAACGTGAACGACTTTGTGCTCCATGGGATGATCTCACTTCAGCAAGGTTATATCTTCACTTGCATGATTCTGGCCGCGATCTCTGCCTTTCTGATTGATCGCAAGTTTTTCGTCGCCGGGGTCTGGTCTCTGTTCGGAGCGTTCTTCGCGGCGATCGGGCTGACCCATGCTTACCAGCTCAATGGGAACGTGGTGGATTTTCTATTTGCGTTCGCCCGACCTGCGGTGGAGTCGGCGACGATATACCGCTCAGGTAACGTTGCCGTCGGGTATCTCTTGATGGCAGTGGTCTTTTTCGCGTTCGGCCGCTACTTTGCCGGAAAGGATGATCAGGAACGTATCGCTCATTGA
- a CDS encoding autotransporter domain-containing protein codes for MVESLGLVDQMQLREAKAIRMNLRGGNHGSLTKNASLSRHVLRRGFWKRTHLLHPVAAIMVAFCSGQSSFAETLDIGTSADFLNAIQAVDTNPDKDYTLNFLNNFTMTQQSLNIASDSVVKLAGNSKTVDGNSLFQPLVINKGTLELHSFNVINAGQPVTVNGGTLVDKTGSLKGDVLNNGVVAFDSPNPLNYSGNMSGNGSVQILGEGPVTFIGTNTYSDGTYIAEGASLTGTTSSLQGNFLNFGKLEFNQDTAGTYSGSIYGHGGVVISGSGPVTFTGLNAYDGGTLVNAGSTLIGSTDSLQGPILTGGTVQFDQQQAGTFKGTFSGTGHVQISGSGPITFTAPNSHTGGTSIDTGSTLIGTTANLHGVIENDGTVEFNQVATGAFSGNISGSGKVLISGSGPVVFTGLNSYTGGTTIEEGSTLLGTAKSLHGTIHNEGSVQFIAGGNGTYSGDMSGKGSLTVAMSAAINLTGNNTYTGGTKIEDGGTLIGNASSLQGSIDNDGTLVFKSIPSPFQLQQVTVEGPSVTPPIYRVAPGYLPPVSNIFEGAISGSGHVEVEGPGITAFTGQNTYTGGTTVKSGATLAGSTRGIQGNFTNNGFVQFNNSLGLESMTFPSGSDQTGEYSGNMSGTGGVEISGITPIRFTGTNTYTGGTYIDHGSSLIGTTNSVQGAIANDGLVTFDQDFEGTYAGNMAGSGAVLITGAGPVTFSGTNTYLGGTAIHADSTLIGTTSSLQGAIDNSGLLRFHQSTSGMFTGTISGDGDVEIAGTGPVVFQSLNTYTGTTTVGDGSTLIVNGSIVGAVDVENGAKLMGAGKVGDTTIKAGGTIASGTIGSPLTIQGDLTQKTGSSYVADLNATGSDLIIVKGTAEIESGTKLNLNLGNSVLNVGKTYELLRAEEGIEGHYDGIFATQTNQLITFSPDYSDDKLTLTVTSNLSPYAGTTNQRILASVIDYSSGSATGDYADAITHLTLVNPRGVQYALNQLSADLYPSLTTIEKQTSTVQLQLISNRLARLKSPGVMASAVAQTSSPLRLVSSQANEFAQGPNPAGVFPPATSPWSTWAQGYGLGGSISSDGNAGGSNYRLGGTLFGVERWLGERFLVGLLGGYAGTSVDNGLNSSTAQINSYQVGLYELIRGEEAYLSNMDFYGNNNYDLSRPMNLGDIHRTATGTSRGNQWSHYTEGGINLDFDELRLQPFIGFQYVYIDQQGVNESGAGSLSLRTDGQSINSVRNSFGARVYDERMWGDVLFVPSFAASYQHEWGNGTQMVSSSFAGAPTVQFATAGNSTGRDFGLLSLNGTAYFTDRFSVYAAVDGQFATRYSAVIGSGGLQYSW; via the coding sequence ATGGTTGAGTCACTTGGGCTCGTCGATCAAATGCAGTTGCGAGAGGCGAAAGCAATTCGAATGAATCTACGCGGCGGAAACCACGGGTCTCTGACGAAGAATGCATCACTCAGTCGCCACGTCTTGCGCCGTGGGTTTTGGAAGCGAACTCACCTGCTGCACCCTGTCGCTGCGATAATGGTCGCATTCTGCTCCGGCCAATCCAGTTTCGCAGAGACTCTCGATATCGGCACCTCGGCCGACTTCCTCAACGCGATTCAGGCCGTTGATACCAATCCGGACAAAGACTACACGCTCAATTTCCTGAACAACTTCACGATGACGCAGCAGTCGCTCAACATTGCCAGCGACTCCGTCGTGAAATTGGCAGGCAATTCAAAAACGGTGGATGGAAATTCCCTGTTCCAGCCACTCGTCATTAACAAAGGGACCCTGGAACTGCATAGCTTTAATGTCATCAATGCAGGCCAGCCAGTCACGGTAAACGGTGGAACTCTGGTCGATAAAACGGGCAGCCTCAAAGGCGATGTCCTCAACAACGGGGTCGTTGCCTTCGATTCACCGAACCCGCTGAACTACAGTGGGAATATGTCGGGTAACGGTAGTGTTCAGATCCTGGGCGAAGGCCCCGTCACGTTCATCGGAACGAACACTTATTCCGATGGGACGTACATCGCCGAAGGAGCCTCTCTCACAGGAACGACCAGCAGCCTGCAAGGTAACTTTCTGAATTTTGGAAAGCTGGAGTTCAATCAAGACACGGCAGGCACCTATTCCGGCTCCATTTACGGCCATGGCGGCGTCGTGATCAGCGGCAGTGGGCCCGTCACTTTCACCGGCCTGAACGCGTATGACGGCGGCACGTTGGTGAATGCGGGAAGTACGTTGATTGGTTCAACCGACAGTCTGCAAGGTCCGATTCTCACTGGCGGGACGGTGCAGTTTGATCAGCAGCAGGCGGGAACCTTCAAGGGGACGTTCTCAGGGACGGGCCACGTCCAGATTAGTGGAAGCGGTCCAATCACGTTTACGGCACCTAACTCTCACACGGGTGGGACATCTATTGATACCGGCAGCACCCTGATCGGAACGACCGCGAACCTGCATGGTGTCATCGAGAACGACGGAACAGTCGAGTTCAATCAGGTCGCAACAGGCGCATTCAGCGGAAATATCTCTGGATCTGGGAAGGTCCTCATCAGCGGCAGTGGCCCCGTCGTCTTCACGGGACTTAATAGTTACACCGGGGGGACCACCATCGAAGAAGGAAGTACGCTGCTGGGAACCGCCAAGAGCCTGCATGGTACGATCCACAACGAGGGCTCCGTCCAATTCATCGCAGGCGGAAATGGAACCTACAGTGGAGACATGTCGGGGAAGGGAAGCCTCACGGTTGCCATGAGTGCTGCAATCAATCTGACCGGTAACAACACCTATACCGGCGGAACGAAGATTGAAGACGGGGGCACTCTGATTGGCAACGCCAGCAGTCTGCAGGGATCAATTGATAACGACGGGACACTCGTCTTCAAAAGTATTCCCAGTCCATTTCAACTCCAGCAGGTCACCGTGGAAGGTCCCTCAGTGACTCCGCCGATTTACCGTGTGGCGCCAGGGTACCTTCCGCCCGTGTCGAACATTTTCGAAGGCGCTATTTCGGGATCCGGACATGTAGAAGTGGAGGGACCTGGGATCACGGCCTTCACCGGACAGAACACCTACACCGGCGGCACCACCGTCAAGAGCGGTGCTACGCTGGCAGGCTCGACGCGAGGCATTCAAGGAAACTTCACCAATAACGGTTTCGTTCAGTTCAATAATTCACTGGGGCTGGAAAGTATGACTTTCCCCAGCGGTTCTGATCAGACCGGCGAGTATTCCGGAAACATGTCGGGAACAGGTGGTGTTGAGATCAGCGGGATCACTCCCATTCGGTTCACCGGGACGAACACTTACACCGGCGGGACCTATATCGATCATGGCAGTTCGCTGATTGGGACCACGAACAGTGTGCAAGGGGCGATTGCGAACGATGGTCTCGTAACGTTCGACCAGGACTTCGAAGGCACCTATGCGGGGAACATGGCAGGTTCAGGCGCCGTCTTGATCACGGGCGCGGGCCCGGTCACGTTCTCGGGGACAAACACCTATCTTGGCGGCACTGCAATCCATGCAGACAGCACCTTGATTGGAACGACGAGCAGCTTGCAGGGGGCGATTGATAACAGTGGGCTGCTACGTTTCCATCAGAGCACGTCAGGCATGTTCACCGGCACGATTTCCGGTGACGGTGACGTCGAGATCGCAGGCACGGGGCCCGTTGTCTTTCAGTCACTGAATACCTACACCGGCACCACAACAGTGGGAGACGGAAGTACCCTGATCGTCAATGGATCGATCGTCGGCGCCGTCGATGTGGAAAACGGTGCCAAACTGATGGGTGCCGGCAAAGTGGGAGATACGACAATCAAAGCCGGGGGCACAATCGCATCCGGCACCATTGGATCCCCACTGACGATCCAGGGAGATCTGACTCAAAAAACAGGCAGCAGCTATGTCGCGGATCTGAATGCGACGGGCAGTGATCTCATCATCGTGAAAGGAACCGCGGAGATCGAGTCAGGGACGAAGCTGAATCTGAACCTGGGAAATTCCGTGCTGAACGTCGGCAAGACATATGAACTTCTCCGGGCTGAGGAGGGAATTGAGGGACATTACGACGGCATCTTCGCGACGCAGACGAACCAGCTTATTACTTTTTCACCTGACTATTCAGACGACAAGCTCACATTGACGGTCACTTCAAACCTGTCGCCCTATGCCGGAACCACCAACCAGAGAATCCTGGCGTCGGTCATTGACTACTCCAGCGGGTCGGCGACCGGAGATTACGCTGACGCAATTACCCACCTGACGCTGGTCAATCCTCGCGGTGTGCAGTACGCGCTCAATCAGCTTTCCGCAGACCTGTACCCCTCGCTGACCACGATCGAAAAGCAGACCTCTACGGTCCAGCTTCAACTGATCAGCAACCGATTGGCTCGCCTCAAGTCACCTGGTGTCATGGCGTCAGCGGTCGCACAAACGTCTAGCCCCTTGCGGCTCGTTTCCAGCCAGGCCAACGAATTTGCTCAGGGCCCCAATCCAGCGGGAGTATTCCCTCCGGCGACATCTCCGTGGTCGACATGGGCTCAAGGCTACGGCCTGGGAGGCAGTATTTCGAGTGATGGGAACGCGGGTGGATCCAACTACCGCCTCGGCGGGACGTTGTTCGGTGTCGAGAGGTGGCTTGGTGAACGGTTTCTGGTTGGTCTGCTTGGTGGCTATGCCGGGACGTCGGTCGACAACGGACTGAACAGTTCCACGGCACAAATCAATTCCTATCAAGTCGGTCTGTACGAGTTGATTCGTGGTGAAGAAGCCTATCTCTCGAATATGGACTTCTACGGGAACAACAATTATGACCTTTCACGCCCGATGAATCTGGGAGACATTCACCGCACCGCCACCGGTACAAGTCGTGGCAATCAATGGTCTCACTATACCGAGGGGGGCATTAACCTCGATTTCGACGAACTGCGGCTTCAGCCCTTCATTGGATTCCAATACGTCTACATCGATCAGCAGGGTGTGAACGAATCAGGGGCGGGCAGTCTCAGCCTGCGAACAGATGGTCAGTCGATCAACAGCGTCCGGAACAGTTTCGGAGCGAGAGTCTACGACGAACGGATGTGGGGGGATGTGCTATTCGTTCCATCGTTTGCCGCCAGCTATCAGCACGAATGGGGGAACGGAACACAGATGGTGTCGTCGTCGTTCGCCGGGGCCCCCACCGTCCAGTTCGCCACGGCAGGAAACAGCACCGGGCGCGACTTCGGCCTGCTGTCATTGAACGGGACGGCCTACTTCACGGACCGCTTCAGCGTCTACGCAGCGGTCGACGGACAGTTTGCCACGCGGTATTCAGCCGTGATCGGCTCCGGAGGGCTGCAGTACTCATGGTGA
- a CDS encoding PQQ-binding-like beta-propeller repeat protein, protein MRRLITAGVMATAGLMACLSGLANEPQSKAGQETFQFAKDDWPWWRGPHRNGEAAADQSPPLIWSDTKNVVWKVEIPGKGHGSPILVGDRVFLLTAEHDSEYQSVLCHDRKSGKQLWKTELHQGGLNLKGNTKSTLANSTMACDGERVFATFLHDGAIYASALDLEGKQLWQTKITDYILHQGFGSSPTVYGPLLIVSADNKGSGAIAGLDRKTGEIVWKQGRPKLPNYTSPIILHVAGKDQLIFSGCNLVTSFEPLTGEKLWEIKGSTEECVTSTVTDGQLIYTSGGYPRNHLSAIRADGSGETAWENGSRVYVPSILHKDGYLYAVLDAGVAICWKSDTGEEKWKQRIEGTFSASPVLVGDKIFATNETGTTYIFKATPEGFEDLGENKLEDEAFATPTICGDRIYFRVASLKQGHRQELLYCLGEDK, encoded by the coding sequence ATGCGACGACTGATAACGGCAGGTGTAATGGCAACAGCGGGCCTGATGGCCTGTCTGTCGGGTCTGGCAAACGAACCTCAATCGAAGGCCGGACAAGAGACATTCCAGTTCGCGAAAGACGACTGGCCCTGGTGGCGCGGGCCGCACCGAAACGGCGAAGCCGCGGCTGACCAGTCACCCCCGCTCATCTGGAGCGACACCAAGAACGTTGTCTGGAAGGTCGAGATCCCCGGAAAGGGGCACGGCTCCCCGATCCTCGTCGGAGATCGAGTGTTTCTGCTGACCGCCGAACATGACAGTGAATACCAGTCCGTCCTCTGCCATGATCGCAAAAGCGGAAAGCAGCTCTGGAAAACCGAACTGCACCAGGGAGGATTGAACCTCAAGGGGAACACGAAAAGTACCCTGGCCAACTCCACCATGGCCTGCGACGGCGAACGCGTATTCGCGACGTTTCTGCATGATGGTGCCATCTATGCCAGTGCGCTTGACCTCGAAGGAAAACAGCTCTGGCAGACGAAAATCACCGACTACATCCTTCATCAGGGATTTGGTTCATCGCCCACTGTGTATGGTCCGCTGCTGATTGTCTCGGCCGATAACAAAGGGTCCGGTGCGATCGCCGGACTCGACCGAAAAACGGGAGAGATCGTCTGGAAGCAGGGCCGGCCCAAGCTGCCCAACTACACGTCGCCCATCATCCTGCATGTCGCGGGAAAGGATCAGTTGATCTTCAGCGGATGCAACCTCGTCACCAGCTTTGAACCTCTCACCGGTGAAAAGCTCTGGGAGATCAAAGGATCTACGGAAGAGTGTGTCACGTCGACAGTCACAGACGGCCAACTGATCTATACCAGTGGTGGATATCCCCGAAACCACCTGAGTGCGATTCGGGCAGACGGCTCGGGCGAGACGGCGTGGGAAAATGGAAGCCGCGTTTACGTTCCGTCGATACTTCACAAAGATGGTTACCTCTACGCCGTTCTGGATGCAGGAGTCGCCATCTGCTGGAAGAGCGACACCGGCGAAGAGAAATGGAAGCAACGGATCGAAGGGACCTTCAGTGCCTCGCCCGTTCTCGTTGGCGACAAGATCTTCGCAACTAACGAAACAGGAACGACCTACATCTTCAAGGCAACACCCGAAGGTTTCGAAGACCTCGGTGAGAACAAGCTGGAAGATGAAGCTTTCGCGACGCCCACAATTTGCGGCGACCGGATTTACTTCCGCGTTGCGTCACTCAAGCAGGGCCACCGTCAGGAACTGCTGTACTGCCTGGGTGAAGACAAGTAA
- a CDS encoding sugar phosphate isomerase/epimerase family protein, which translates to MFVAISSQCFSNTDFAAACQQAADLGYDKIELWLNEASDHLKPSQIVASPTKFFQVYRETTRLTPVALNLQEDVQLDVFQDLCKVSKMLKITQITIPAATLGTPFNEEIDRLRSRLAASNSAGIRLSLKTKSGHLTEDPQTAVELCQAVPGLGLTLDVSYYICGRYAGQGYDQVFPYVYHTHLRDTTPTQVQVPVGLGEVDYSRIISQLRRFNYNRALSVEILPELLNGQDRALELRKIRMLLETLL; encoded by the coding sequence GTGTTCGTCGCCATCTCATCTCAGTGTTTTTCCAATACCGATTTTGCGGCTGCCTGTCAGCAGGCCGCAGATCTGGGATATGACAAGATCGAACTCTGGCTCAATGAGGCGAGCGATCATCTTAAGCCTTCTCAGATCGTGGCATCTCCCACGAAGTTCTTTCAGGTTTATCGAGAGACCACCCGGCTGACTCCAGTCGCGTTGAACCTTCAGGAAGATGTCCAGCTCGACGTTTTTCAAGACCTGTGTAAAGTCTCGAAAATGTTGAAAATCACCCAGATTACCATTCCTGCCGCGACGCTCGGGACCCCTTTCAACGAAGAAATTGACCGGCTGCGCAGTCGACTTGCCGCTTCCAACTCTGCCGGAATCCGACTGTCACTGAAGACCAAATCTGGCCATCTGACGGAAGATCCTCAGACCGCAGTGGAACTGTGTCAGGCGGTACCAGGCTTGGGATTGACACTGGACGTCAGCTACTACATTTGCGGCCGCTACGCCGGGCAGGGCTACGATCAGGTCTTTCCATACGTCTATCACACCCATCTGCGTGACACGACGCCGACCCAGGTTCAGGTCCCTGTGGGCCTCGGCGAAGTGGACTACAGCCGTATCATCAGCCAGTTGCGCCGGTTCAATTACAACCGCGCACTTTCTGTCGAAATTCTGCCCGAGCTGCTGAATGGACAGGATCGGGCACTCGAACTGCGTAAGATCCGGATGCTGCTGGAAACACTGCTGTAA